In Dolichospermum sp. DET69, the genomic stretch TTTTGATCTTTGCGATCAGTGGCGCATTGGAAGATTACGCGATGCAACGTACCGAGCGCAGCATTCGGAGCTTGATGAGCCTGACTTCTGATACGGCACAAGTGTTGCGATCGGGCACAGAAGTGTCAGTTCCGATTGACCAATTAGAATTAGGCGATCAAATTGTGGTCAAGCCAGGAGAACTCATTCCCACAGATGGACTAATTCTGGAGGGATTTAGTACGTTGAATCAAGCAGCGATTACAGGAGAATCGATTCCGGTTGAAAAGACGATTGGGGATGAAGTATTCGCCGGAACGCTCAATGGCAATGGAGCCTTAAAACTCAAAATTCATCAACCGCCAGAGAGTAGCCTGCTACGGCGCGTGATTCGATTGGTGGAGCAGGCACAAACGCAGACACCACCTTCCCAGCAATTCATTGAACGATTTGAACATGGGTATGCTCGCGTCATCGTGGTAGTTGGAATATTGCTGGCAGTGCTGCCGCCATTCCTGCTGCACTGGAGTTGGGAAACGACGATTTATCGGGCATTGATTTTTCTAGTCGTCGCGTCGCCTTGTGCATTAATGGCAGCAATTATGCCAACCTTGCTATCTGGTATTGCCAATGGAGCGAGGCAGGGAATCTTGTTCAAGAACGGTGCCCAGTTAGAGATAATCGGCAAAGTGCGGGCGATCGCCTTTGATAAAACGGGTACGCTCACCACCGGACAGCTACAAGTTTGCCAGGTGATTCCGGCAGTGGGAATTTCCTCTTCAGAAGTCTTGCAAGTTGCTGCTGCCCTGGAATCCGGCTCAGAGCATCCAATTGGGGCAGCAATTGTTCAAGCCGCACAAGCCTTAGATTGGTCACGGGCGACCGATGTGCAGGCATACCCTGGTCAAGGCATTGCAGGCAGTTGGCGCAAGCAATCGGTGTTTGTTGGCACTGCTGCTTTTGTGAATCAGTCCATCGCTGATTTACCCGTTGAACTGGTGCAGTTTGCGGATTCGCTAGAGCAAGATAGAAAAACGGTTGTTTGGGTGGCTCAAGCTCAACAGGTTATAGGCATAATTGCGATCGCTGATCAAGTACGACCCGAAGCAGCACGAGCGATCGCTCAACTTAAAAAGCTGGGTATCGAGCAAATCATCATGCTGACTGGCGACAACCAACGCACGGCTCACAGCATTGCTCAAGCGATCGGAGTTGATCAGGTTTATGCCGAACTGTTGCCAGAAGATAAGTTGCACATCATTCGTCAACTGCAAACCCAATACAAGACGGTGGCAATGGTCGGGGATGGCATTAATGATGCGCCTGCGCTCGCGCAAGCCTCGGTTGGCATTGCGATGGGCGTTGCCGGCAGCGATGTGGCTCTAGAAACCGCTGACATCGTGTTGGTGGCAGATCGATTAGAGAAAATTGCAGTAGCCGTGAAATTAGGACGGCGATCGCACCGAGTTGTCAAACAAAATATCGTGTTTGCGCTCGGCTTTATTGTGCTGCTAATTGCGGTCAATTTTGCAGGCAATATCACTCTACCCCTTGGTGTTGTTGGGCATGAAGGATCGACAGTACTGGTAATTTTGAGTGGGTTACGACTGCTCAGAAATTAGCACAACCAATGAGTGAAATTCATGTTCTGCTTAAACAAGAGAAAATCATAATGGCAGTTGGCACAGTTTTGGGTGTACTTGGCAGTGTCAGCGGACTGTATATCAGCTATTATTGGACATTTCTTCGGGAGTGGCGATTGTATTAGTCGTCTCGGGTTTGTTTATGTTGGCATTGCTGTTCATTCCCTCACAGGACATCTGTGAGAGAATAGACTAAAGTGCCTTTTGTCAATCAGTTAAAATACCCAAAATAGTCTCTGCATTTAATGTTAACGGCGACCAAATCCTTGCCCCCGTGTACCCTTTGACCAGATAATTAATTCGCCGTTCTTTCCCCCAGCAGCCAGTTGCAATTCTTCAGGATGCCAAGATAGGCAAGAAAATCCACCATTGGCACCATCAAGAATTTGAGTCAGTCGCTTACCTTGATTCCACAAGCAAACTAAGCCATCAACTCCCGCTGAAGCTAGTAGATGAGATTTCGGTTGAAATTGAATTGATTCTACAACGTCTTCATGCCTTGCTAGAACTCTACCATCCCATTCCAAGTCCTTTTTTTCCCACACAACTATACCTTCAACACTAGATGCTGCTAACAAAGGAGCGCCTGATTTTGTGGGTGTATCTGACCATGCTAAGTGACGAATTTTGCCAGGGAAGCCTCGTATCACCCAAGGGTCGGGGTTATTCCACTCCAAAAGCATAACTGTGCGATCCATGTTACCAGAGGCGATATATTTGCCATCGGGTGACCAAGATACTACCAAACTTGTTGATTCAACTGGTAATAAACAGGGGTCATCGTCCCAATTCTCCACCATCCAAATCTTTACTTCTTGATAACCCGCAACCGCTAAACTTTCGCCATTGGGATGCCAGCTAATGTCTTGCACGGAGGAAGTATCAAAATTGAGGGTAGTTTCTATCTCGCCTGTATCTGCATTCCATACCTGCACATGGCGACCACTACTGAAAGCTAGTTGGTTTTTAGTGGGACTCCACGCCATCCGGTCTATCCAGGTGCGGTTATTTCCTAAAGTACTGACAAGTTCTGGCTCCTCTGACTGTAAACGCCAAATTTTGACCTGACCGTTTTGCCCACTTGCGGCTAGAAATTGTCCGTCTCTAGAAAATACTAAGCAGTCTACAGATTGTCCGTCATCAGGTTGTAGTAATTTGACTATTTGTTTCTCTAGACTAGAATACAAAGCCACCTCTCCGGCAGCAGAACTGGCTGCAAAAATTTTACCTTGCGGTGACCAAGCGATCGCAGTTACATAATCACAAAGAGTACCACGCCAGTACAGGTCGAATTGAACTTTACTACTGATGTTTAAACTAGACACGCTAAAAAATCCCTCCGTAGCTCGTTAGCATTAAGATTGCGACCAATGAACACCAGTTCATTCTTACGCTGCTCGTTGGGTTTCCAGGGACGGTCTGCTGTTCCAGTTAACAGCATATGCACACCTTGGAACACAAAGCGGCTATTTTCCCCAGCAATGTTGAGAATGCCTTTCATGCGGAAGATATCTACTCCTTGGGTTCGCAATAAAAATCCCAGCCACTCGTTCAACTGTTGCATATCCAATGCGCCTTCTGTTACCAAAGCGACAGAAGACACGGTTTCATCATGTTCGTGTGCTTCTTCACTCAAGAAATTGGGATCAATCTCCAATGCGCGGTTGAGGTCAAATGCTTTCACATCTAATAGTGCATCCATTTCTAATTCTGTGTTGTGGGTACGGTAGATTTTTCCCATCGCATTCATTAAGCGAATCCGCCTTTCCAACTCTTCTAGTTGTTCTGATGTCACCAAGTCAGTTTTATTCAGCAAAATGACATCGGCGAAGGCAATTTGCTCTTGTGCTTCGCTTGCATCCCAGTGCTGCCAGATGTGCTTGGCATCTACCACCGTCACTACTGCATCTAAAGACAGATGGCTTTTCATATCTTCATCAACGAAAAATGTCTGAATAACTGGTGCGGGATCAGCTAATCCAGTGGTTTCAATTACTAGATGGTCAAACTTATCCCGTCGCCGCATTAAGTTGCCGATGACACGAATCAAGTCGCCGCGCACCGTGCAGCAGATGCAACCGTTATTCATCTCAAAAATCTCTTCATCTGCATCGATAACTAGTTGGTTATCGATACCCACTTCTCCAAATTCATTGACGATTACAGCAACTTTCTTGCCGTGTTCGTGTGTGAGGATGCGATTGAGGAGTGTGGTTTTACCTGCTCCCAGATAGCCAGTCAAAACAGTTACGGGGACTGTGTTCAATGTTTTAGGATTTATCATCAGAAGGGAACTACTCTGTTAAAATGAGAATCATTATCTAAATATCATATCGTCTTTTACGGGTACTTCCTTCTGCCCATTAGATGGATGTTAAATTTTTTAATTTGTCACCAACGAGCGATCGCTTATCCTTTGAAAATGGTTGCATTGTGCCAATATCTGGCAAGCCTTGACAACATATGCACCATCGCCTTCTCAATTGATTAGACGCGAAATTTTGATTTTGTACTCTTGTGCTGGCTTTGAAATCCCTTACTATTCCCGTAATAAACAGTCTTGAATTCCACCTGATTCGTTCCGGGGTTATACAAAGTATAGGTAGCTTGATTTAGTGTCCGTCCCACATTCCCCACCCCAATTACTTGACGCGGGCTAACGGTGACAGTTTGAGGGGGCGCTTGCTTATCAAGAGTGGTGAGTCCACTAGTGATAGAACCAGTTTGTAGTTGATACTGAAAAGTTAAACCAGAACGACCGCAGAATAAGTTATTTGCTTGCATCCTTGAGAGTCTATCAAGCATTTGAATTGGGGGAGTTTCTGGAGTCAGTTCGTCATCCACACTTACCGTTGAGCCGTGGATTAATAAACAATCTAATTCAAAAAAACCAAAGTCGAGGTTTCTCAACCATTGTACAGTTTTACGTGATACGCTATCCCACAGTAGTTTTACTGTATCACTACCATATTTTGCCATCAGTTCAGGAGCATCCCCAGTCGTTCCCAGACCATGCAGAATAAAACACTGTTCTTCCCACCATCCCTTACAAATCAGGGGTTCTAATTCTCCCTGGCGTGGGTTAAGCACTCGTTCTACCAACTTT encodes the following:
- a CDS encoding heavy metal translocating P-type ATPase, with the protein product MLYSLRLPLLAKIHSKAFVALLCGCLLLLGWIALQFGWTGLALLILPAAYVIGGYESAREGLTTLVKEKELDVDILMIVAALGAAGLGLWQQEYYLIVDGAALILIFAISGALEDYAMQRTERSIRSLMSLTSDTAQVLRSGTEVSVPIDQLELGDQIVVKPGELIPTDGLILEGFSTLNQAAITGESIPVEKTIGDEVFAGTLNGNGALKLKIHQPPESSLLRRVIRLVEQAQTQTPPSQQFIERFEHGYARVIVVVGILLAVLPPFLLHWSWETTIYRALIFLVVASPCALMAAIMPTLLSGIANGARQGILFKNGAQLEIIGKVRAIAFDKTGTLTTGQLQVCQVIPAVGISSSEVLQVAAALESGSEHPIGAAIVQAAQALDWSRATDVQAYPGQGIAGSWRKQSVFVGTAAFVNQSIADLPVELVQFADSLEQDRKTVVWVAQAQQVIGIIAIADQVRPEAARAIAQLKKLGIEQIIMLTGDNQRTAHSIAQAIGVDQVYAELLPEDKLHIIRQLQTQYKTVAMVGDGINDAPALAQASVGIAMGVAGSDVALETADIVLVADRLEKIAVAVKLGRRSHRVVKQNIVFALGFIVLLIAVNFAGNITLPLGVVGHEGSTVLVILSGLRLLRN
- a CDS encoding GTP-binding protein translates to MINPKTLNTVPVTVLTGYLGAGKTTLLNRILTHEHGKKVAVIVNEFGEVGIDNQLVIDADEEIFEMNNGCICCTVRGDLIRVIGNLMRRRDKFDHLVIETTGLADPAPVIQTFFVDEDMKSHLSLDAVVTVVDAKHIWQHWDASEAQEQIAFADVILLNKTDLVTSEQLEELERRIRLMNAMGKIYRTHNTELEMDALLDVKAFDLNRALEIDPNFLSEEAHEHDETVSSVALVTEGALDMQQLNEWLGFLLRTQGVDIFRMKGILNIAGENSRFVFQGVHMLLTGTADRPWKPNEQRKNELVFIGRNLNANELRRDFLACLV
- a CDS encoding metallophosphatase — protein: MNTWAILSGIEANLAAYEAVIADIKRQGDSVKALYILGDLVGPRPEAEKLVERVLNPRQGELEPLICKGWWEEQCFILHGLGTTGDAPELMAKYGSDTVKLLWDSVSRKTVQWLRNLDFGFFELDCLLIHGSTVSVDDELTPETPPIQMLDRLSRMQANNLFCGRSGLTFQYQLQTGSITSGLTTLDKQAPPQTVTVSPRQVIGVGNVGRTLNQATYTLYNPGTNQVEFKTVYYGNSKGFQSQHKSTKSKFRV